In a single window of the Paenibacillus sp. MMS20-IR301 genome:
- a CDS encoding HAMP domain-containing sensor histidine kinase has protein sequence MNAQDSRVKASIFPLYSFVLSFLVLGALTTGQMMILQTYLDLASIPREYIVFVVAYWIVAAAAFTLLTRYQFVRRYHKPMERFAQAIGKVARGDFSVYVPPRHLKNKMDYLDVICMDFNVMVEELGSIETFKTDFFSNVSHEIKTPLSVIQNYAQALKNDKLAPGQRAGYIDTIQESSSRLSELITNILKLNKLEKQNLQPLPEAYDLCAQLCECALLFEELWTRKNIEFIADIEDLATIEADASLLELIWNNLLSNAIKFTEPGGTIMLQQSSTDEEVIVSVSDTGCGMNEETMKYIFDKFYQGDTSRSTEGNGLGLALVLRILQLIGGSITVTSIPAVKTTFTVRIPVFVKELS, from the coding sequence GTGAATGCGCAGGACTCCAGAGTGAAAGCGTCCATCTTTCCCTTGTACAGCTTTGTGCTTTCCTTCCTGGTGCTGGGGGCACTGACTACAGGCCAGATGATGATTTTGCAGACCTACCTTGATTTAGCAAGCATTCCGCGGGAATATATTGTATTTGTAGTAGCCTACTGGATCGTTGCTGCAGCCGCATTTACGCTGTTAACCCGCTATCAGTTCGTGAGACGGTATCATAAACCGATGGAGCGGTTCGCACAAGCGATCGGAAAAGTCGCGCGCGGCGATTTCTCCGTCTATGTCCCTCCAAGGCATCTGAAGAACAAAATGGATTATCTGGACGTGATCTGCATGGATTTCAATGTGATGGTGGAGGAGCTTGGCAGTATTGAGACGTTCAAAACCGATTTTTTCTCCAATGTGTCCCACGAAATTAAAACCCCGTTATCCGTCATTCAGAATTATGCGCAGGCCCTTAAGAATGATAAGCTCGCGCCAGGGCAGAGAGCGGGCTACATTGATACCATTCAGGAATCCTCCTCAAGGCTAAGCGAGCTGATTACTAATATTCTCAAGCTCAATAAGCTGGAGAAGCAGAACCTGCAGCCGCTGCCGGAGGCATACGATCTGTGTGCCCAATTATGCGAATGTGCGCTGCTGTTCGAGGAGCTGTGGACCCGCAAAAATATTGAGTTTATCGCAGACATTGAGGACCTTGCAACGATTGAGGCGGATGCCAGCCTGCTTGAGCTGATCTGGAACAATCTGCTCTCCAATGCCATCAAGTTTACCGAACCCGGCGGTACGATTATGCTGCAGCAAAGCTCCACGGATGAAGAGGTAATTGTGTCTGTCTCCGATACCGGCTGCGGGATGAACGAGGAGACCATGAAGTATATTTTTGATAAATTTTATCAGGGCGATACCTCCCGCTCCACTGAAGGCAACGGGCTGGGACTGGCTCTTGTGCTGCGTATTCTGCAGCTTATCGGCGGAAGCATCACTGTAACCAGCATCCCGGCTGTAAAAACTACCTTCACCGTACGTATTCCAGTATTCGTAAAGGAGCTGAGCTGA
- a CDS encoding LacI family DNA-binding transcriptional regulator: MKLKEIARKANVSISTVSRIMNNQGNFSEETRRKVLEIANEHLKPGIAPPKPAGITYNIAVIVPGNSDFFDNDPSTSADLNHLKEEFEAYGHQVHIVKHGADLQSSPAYKLVGEEKMDAAVIFDPFVNEQLFEELERLNIPYLLTNGRTYKHNHNYIDYDNRKGAYEVIRYLHELGHRKIGILAGPKNHLVNLNRLDGCKDAFRDLKLPWSDARALMGAFDPAHGYEAVKQLMKEDPSITAMFTFNDIIAFGAMKGLAELNIRIPQDISLIGFDDLKLSEFMVPPLTTVRRFRYDISSIIVKVLTELIMNSNIAEVHISLKTELIERESCTGLASGRRE, encoded by the coding sequence ATGAAGCTGAAGGAAATTGCCCGGAAGGCCAATGTGTCGATCAGCACCGTATCCCGGATTATGAACAATCAGGGCAATTTCAGCGAAGAGACGCGCAGGAAAGTGCTCGAGATTGCGAATGAACATTTGAAGCCGGGGATTGCTCCCCCCAAGCCGGCAGGCATAACCTATAATATCGCGGTCATCGTTCCGGGCAACAGTGACTTCTTCGATAATGACCCGTCCACCTCGGCGGACCTGAACCACCTGAAGGAAGAATTCGAAGCTTACGGGCATCAGGTGCATATTGTGAAGCACGGTGCGGATCTGCAGTCCTCTCCGGCGTATAAGCTAGTCGGTGAGGAAAAGATGGATGCTGCGGTCATTTTTGATCCTTTTGTCAATGAGCAATTGTTCGAGGAGCTGGAGCGGCTGAATATTCCGTACCTGCTTACGAACGGGAGAACGTACAAGCATAATCATAACTATATTGATTACGATAACCGTAAAGGCGCATATGAGGTCATCCGTTACCTGCATGAACTGGGGCACCGGAAGATCGGTATCCTTGCCGGACCGAAGAATCACCTGGTCAATCTGAACCGGCTGGACGGCTGCAAGGATGCTTTCCGCGATTTGAAGCTGCCCTGGTCAGATGCCCGGGCTTTAATGGGGGCGTTTGATCCTGCACACGGCTATGAGGCCGTGAAGCAGCTGATGAAGGAGGACCCTTCCATTACAGCGATGTTTACCTTCAATGATATTATTGCCTTCGGAGCGATGAAGGGGCTCGCGGAGCTGAATATCCGGATTCCGCAGGACATCTCCCTGATCGGCTTCGATGATCTGAAGCTGTCGGAGTTCATGGTTCCGCCGCTGACCACCGTCCGCAGATTCCGGTACGACATCAGCTCCATCATTGTAAAAGTACTGACGGAGCTGATTATGAACAGCAATATTGCCGAGGTGCACATCAGTCTTAAGACGGAGCTGATTGAGCGGGAATCCTGCACAGGTTTGGCGTCGGGCAGAAGAGAATGA
- a CDS encoding fibronectin type III domain-containing protein → MGSWLQPAAAAAGPITVNLTETQEAFKNPLKGFRPTRFMNDSSFSDQEYGTVFKHYIKYTDLENAASDSVQKIKDWSNTAWAGIESQNKKVIPRVFIVYPNGGEYWPDGVPHGDVTTQWTSDILKNRLTAFIQKLGQAWDNDPRVAYVELGLWGNWGEHHIWPDKLADGTDRMPLSFQTALGNAASQAFQNKKVQVRYPDTFQNYSFGFLWDSFALIDDLSGGEGIAARNVWRTQVNGGEVAYDWGQKEIQPGDSPNDTLSDPNHRNYVIDWIKKTHTSSLGWIDLYDAGNPAVSQGAALMQKEFGYRFVLNQATFSGSVQPGGQMNVAFQVVNKGSAPFYYNWPVEASLLRSDRTIAWKGIFNNVDIRSWMPGDDWNSTTRQYNQAAAVQQVAGAFTIPANMPAGTYILALSILDPYGYKPSARFANTNYYTGGRTPLGNVGIGMDPANQNLGAFNSLKPDNTLSYSLTQSAYDGGYSGGGSTDTQAPSVPGNLAVSGKTSSSVSLSWSASTDNTGVTGYDIYRGSTLAGSAAVNSFTDTGLSPSTSYSYTVRAKDVAGNVSAPSSAVSAVTDASGGGTQASYEAEAAGNTLTGTAAVAACTACSGGSKVGYVGNNTGTLQFNGVGAAAAGTYTLTVSYLSAEARSVQLRVNGGTASTLNMPSTGGWTTVGTAQAQVQLNAGNNTIHFSNPAGWAADIDRIQISGGTGGGGDTQTPTVPGNVTASGKTSSSVSLSWAASTDNVGVTQYVIYRNGTEAGTSAVNSFTDGGLSANTAYAYTVRARDAAGNLSAASTVLNVTTNNGAAALLLDNFDNSPVWPGTNDIGGWAGANSFVNSAGVIESGALKLQYNNNGWFGSTINQSIAGYTKLIIRIKGADGGEQNHIQLTIGGVTQTLADFSGDTVTAGYKDITINLVSKGVDRSSPGQLAMTFWHGGNSTVWIDELRFE, encoded by the coding sequence GTGGGATCATGGCTGCAGCCGGCGGCAGCGGCAGCCGGTCCGATTACGGTTAATCTTACTGAAACACAGGAGGCGTTCAAGAACCCCCTGAAGGGCTTCCGGCCCACCCGCTTTATGAACGACAGCAGCTTTTCGGATCAGGAATACGGGACCGTGTTCAAGCACTATATCAAATATACGGATCTGGAGAATGCGGCGTCCGATTCCGTCCAGAAGATTAAGGACTGGAGCAATACGGCCTGGGCAGGCATCGAGAGCCAGAATAAGAAGGTCATTCCCCGCGTCTTCATTGTGTATCCGAACGGCGGGGAGTATTGGCCGGATGGTGTGCCGCATGGCGATGTGACCACCCAGTGGACTTCAGATATCCTGAAGAACCGCCTGACTGCCTTCATCCAGAAGCTGGGCCAGGCCTGGGATAATGATCCGCGGGTGGCCTATGTGGAGCTGGGGCTGTGGGGCAACTGGGGCGAGCATCACATTTGGCCGGATAAGCTGGCCGACGGGACGGACCGGATGCCGCTCAGTTTCCAGACGGCGCTTGGGAATGCGGCTTCGCAGGCTTTTCAGAATAAAAAGGTTCAGGTCCGCTATCCCGATACCTTCCAGAATTACAGCTTCGGCTTCCTGTGGGATTCCTTCGCGCTGATTGATGACCTGTCCGGCGGGGAGGGCATTGCGGCGAGGAATGTGTGGCGCACGCAGGTCAACGGCGGCGAGGTGGCGTATGACTGGGGACAGAAGGAGATTCAGCCCGGTGATTCCCCGAATGATACGTTAAGCGATCCGAACCACCGGAACTACGTCATCGACTGGATCAAAAAAACGCATACCAGCAGCCTCGGCTGGATTGATCTGTACGACGCCGGCAATCCGGCTGTGTCACAGGGCGCTGCCCTGATGCAGAAGGAGTTCGGCTACCGGTTCGTCCTCAACCAGGCGACTTTCTCCGGCAGCGTGCAGCCCGGGGGCCAGATGAATGTGGCTTTTCAGGTGGTGAACAAAGGCTCGGCGCCGTTCTATTATAACTGGCCGGTGGAGGCCAGCCTGCTGCGAAGCGACCGTACCATAGCCTGGAAGGGCATCTTCAATAATGTGGACATCCGCAGCTGGATGCCGGGGGATGACTGGAACAGCACCACCCGCCAGTATAATCAGGCAGCTGCCGTGCAGCAGGTAGCCGGTGCATTTACGATACCGGCTAATATGCCAGCGGGGACGTATATCCTGGCATTGTCCATCCTGGACCCTTACGGCTATAAGCCCAGCGCCCGGTTTGCCAATACTAATTATTACACCGGCGGCCGGACCCCGCTCGGCAATGTGGGCATCGGCATGGACCCGGCGAATCAGAATCTCGGAGCATTCAACAGTCTGAAGCCGGACAATACTCTTTCGTACAGCCTGACCCAGTCCGCGTATGACGGCGGATACAGCGGCGGCGGAAGCACGGATACCCAGGCGCCGAGCGTGCCGGGCAATTTGGCGGTAAGCGGAAAGACTTCAAGCAGTGTCAGTCTGAGCTGGTCTGCTTCAACGGATAACACAGGGGTAACCGGCTATGATATTTACCGCGGCAGTACGCTGGCCGGGTCGGCGGCGGTGAATTCTTTTACAGATACGGGATTAAGTCCTAGTACCAGCTACAGCTACACGGTTAGGGCGAAGGATGTGGCGGGGAATGTATCTGCTCCAAGCAGTGCGGTAAGTGCCGTTACGGATGCTTCCGGCGGCGGTACTCAGGCTTCCTATGAAGCGGAGGCGGCGGGGAACACTTTGACCGGGACAGCAGCCGTTGCCGCCTGCACTGCCTGCTCGGGAGGCTCGAAGGTGGGTTATGTCGGGAACAACACCGGTACGCTGCAGTTTAACGGTGTCGGTGCGGCAGCGGCGGGAACCTACACCCTGACCGTATCCTACCTCAGCGCTGAGGCCAGGAGTGTGCAGCTGCGTGTTAACGGAGGAACGGCCTCTACCCTTAATATGCCGAGTACGGGAGGCTGGACCACAGTAGGGACGGCGCAGGCCCAGGTTCAGCTGAATGCCGGTAATAATACCATTCATTTCTCCAATCCTGCCGGATGGGCAGCCGATATTGACCGGATTCAGATCAGCGGAGGTACAGGCGGAGGAGGGGATACACAAACTCCGACGGTACCGGGGAATGTGACGGCAAGCGGAAAGACTTCAAGCAGCGTCAGTCTGAGCTGGGCCGCTTCAACTGATAATGTTGGCGTTACGCAGTATGTGATCTACCGGAACGGGACGGAAGCTGGCACCTCAGCTGTGAACAGCTTTACGGACGGCGGACTGAGTGCCAATACAGCATACGCGTATACCGTCCGGGCAAGGGACGCTGCGGGAAATCTGTCGGCTGCCAGCACGGTGCTGAATGTAACGACCAATAACGGAGCGGCTGCCCTGCTGCTGGATAATTTCGATAACTCGCCGGTCTGGCCGGGAACGAATGATATAGGCGGCTGGGCAGGCGCCAACAGCTTTGTGAACAGTGCAGGTGTTATCGAATCAGGCGCACTGAAGCTGCAATATAACAACAACGGCTGGTTCGGCTCGACCATCAATCAGAGTATCGCGGGTTATACGAAGCTGATCATCCGCATCAAAGGGGCGGACGGCGGCGAGCAGAATCATATCCAGCTGACGATTGGCGGAGTGACGCAGACGCTGGCGGATTTCAGCGGGGATACGGTTACGGCCGGCTATAAGGATATTACGATTAATCTGGTGTCCAAAGGCGTGGACCGCAGCAGCCCCGGCCAGCTGGCGATGACCTTCTGGCACGGGGGCAACAGCACGGTCTGGATTGATGAGCTCCGGTTTGAGTGA
- a CDS encoding M23 family metallopeptidase, translating into MKKSNYLSMLLLLLVLGGWAGALWVHGMTGVYGWLVLKFILPAAGAVWAIVNLVWVAVKLVKQARLNRLLLNLCVSAILLGHFLLTVNVIPLAYPVAIADSKPGITVQSPFHRAAVVGWGGDAVDGNAPHAVWPSERWAYDLVMEPYNTGSSRAEDYGIWNQEVYAPLDGIVIAAYDEEADITPGSEDILSMEGNYVYLKIPATGTYLLLNHLKQHSVTVEAGEKVQAGDLLGRVGNSGSTSEPHLHIHHQRQNPVHTRLPILAEGLPLYFEDLDRVSSMPVKGELITPAAIGR; encoded by the coding sequence ATGAAAAAATCAAATTACTTGTCGATGTTGTTGCTGCTGCTGGTGTTAGGGGGCTGGGCCGGTGCACTGTGGGTGCATGGTATGACCGGCGTGTATGGCTGGCTGGTGCTGAAATTTATACTGCCCGCTGCCGGAGCGGTTTGGGCCATAGTCAATCTGGTCTGGGTGGCCGTGAAGCTTGTAAAGCAGGCGCGTCTGAACCGGTTACTGTTGAATTTATGCGTATCGGCCATACTGCTCGGCCATTTTCTGTTGACGGTCAATGTAATTCCGCTGGCCTACCCGGTCGCCATTGCAGATTCTAAGCCGGGGATTACCGTGCAGTCCCCGTTTCATAGAGCGGCGGTTGTTGGCTGGGGAGGCGATGCCGTGGACGGTAATGCACCACATGCGGTGTGGCCTTCCGAACGCTGGGCTTATGATCTGGTGATGGAGCCTTATAATACAGGCAGCAGCCGTGCAGAGGATTACGGGATCTGGAATCAGGAGGTGTATGCACCGCTGGATGGCATTGTTATTGCTGCTTACGATGAAGAGGCTGACATTACGCCCGGATCGGAGGATATTCTCTCCATGGAAGGCAATTATGTCTATCTGAAAATCCCTGCCACAGGTACCTACCTGCTGCTGAATCACTTGAAGCAGCACAGCGTGACGGTAGAGGCTGGAGAAAAGGTACAGGCAGGTGATCTGCTGGGACGCGTGGGCAACAGCGGCTCCACCTCTGAGCCTCATCTGCATATCCACCATCAGCGGCAGAATCCGGTCCATACCCGGCTGCCTATCTTGGCTGAAGGCTTACCGCTCTACTTCGAGGATTTAGATCGCGTTTCATCAATGCCTGTTAAAGGAGAATTGATTACGCCGGCTGCTATCGGCAGATAG
- a CDS encoding Gfo/Idh/MocA family oxidoreductase, giving the protein MRTIKLAVVGAGARGFLSYMPYVQRFPHEAEVVAVAEPNTERRTRFAEALQVSPEHIYSTWEELLEQPKLCDALLICTQDQMHYEPTLAALRKGYHVLLEKPMSSNPAECIEMERVAREEGRLLSICHVSRYIPFWKQLKELIQGGAAGDLMSIQHNENVGYLHYAHSFVRGNWRSDVLSSPMILAKSCHDMDLIRWLVDADCTRLSSFGALGHFRAEHAPAGSAHRCTDGCEVEATCPYSAVRFYMQDPEVNPFAALIADPPTEPNRMKAILHGPYGKCVYRTDNNVVDHQTVNMEFANGVTVIFSMCGFTRDINRTIQIMGTKGEIRGDLLSGCIDLFDFSSGTRTVMQMPASEGGHQGGDDGIMRQFLSDLRHERYTATLTSAEASLESHLMAFAAEDSRVRNGALIEMREFRQSIAGAAPGGAPQAEMCK; this is encoded by the coding sequence ATGAGAACAATCAAATTAGCTGTAGTTGGTGCAGGAGCACGGGGATTTCTGTCATATATGCCGTATGTTCAGCGGTTTCCCCATGAGGCGGAGGTTGTTGCGGTAGCGGAACCGAACACGGAGCGGCGGACACGGTTTGCCGAAGCATTGCAGGTGTCTCCGGAGCATATCTATTCCACCTGGGAAGAGCTGCTGGAACAGCCCAAGCTATGCGATGCCCTGCTCATCTGCACCCAGGATCAGATGCATTATGAGCCAACGCTTGCCGCACTCCGCAAGGGCTATCATGTGCTGCTGGAGAAGCCGATGTCGAGTAACCCGGCAGAGTGCATCGAGATGGAGCGGGTAGCCCGTGAAGAAGGGCGGCTGCTCTCCATCTGCCATGTCTCCAGGTACATTCCTTTCTGGAAGCAGCTTAAGGAGCTCATTCAGGGCGGTGCCGCTGGAGATCTCATGTCCATTCAGCATAATGAAAATGTCGGGTATCTCCATTACGCCCACAGCTTTGTCCGGGGCAACTGGCGCAGTGATGTGCTCTCCAGCCCCATGATCCTGGCGAAATCCTGCCATGATATGGATCTGATCCGCTGGCTGGTCGATGCAGACTGCACGCGGCTTAGCTCCTTCGGCGCACTGGGCCACTTCCGGGCCGAGCATGCGCCGGCCGGCTCGGCCCACCGCTGTACGGACGGCTGTGAGGTGGAAGCCACCTGCCCGTACTCTGCTGTACGCTTTTATATGCAGGACCCGGAAGTGAATCCCTTCGCAGCGCTGATTGCAGATCCGCCTACCGAACCGAACCGGATGAAGGCGATCCTGCACGGTCCCTACGGCAAATGCGTCTACCGGACAGATAATAATGTGGTCGATCACCAGACTGTCAACATGGAATTTGCCAACGGGGTCACGGTCATCTTCAGCATGTGCGGGTTCACGCGCGATATTAACCGCACCATTCAGATCATGGGCACCAAAGGGGAAATCCGCGGCGATCTGCTGAGCGGCTGCATCGACCTGTTCGACTTCTCGTCCGGCACCCGGACGGTCATGCAGATGCCCGCAAGCGAAGGCGGTCATCAGGGCGGTGATGACGGGATCATGCGGCAATTCCTGTCCGATCTCCGCCACGAGCGGTATACTGCTACCCTGACCTCCGCGGAAGCTTCGCTGGAGAGCCATCTGATGGCCTTCGCCGCCGAGGACTCCAGAGTGAGGAATGGTGCACTGATTGAGATGCGGGAGTTCCGGCAATCCATCGCCGGGGCCGCTCCGGGCGGAGCGCCGCAGGCTGAGATGTGCAAGTAG
- a CDS encoding glycoside hydrolase family 31 protein: MTITVLPNQPGEFWWGGVINEGYMMPFGGRPHERDLRQTDDNQASPLLLSNLGRYIWCDGPFAFSFDDSSLTIDHSGQLSIEEGHETLQGAYLHACKLHFPPSGTAPDKLAFTAPQYCTWIEMFYEPSQEKLLAYAGAIINSGLPPGVLILDDNWMNDYGTWDFDRHRFPDPAGMILSLHEMGFKIMLWVCPYVSPDSITFRRLRGLGLLMQYTDGSPILRRWWNGYSAIVDYTNPEGAAWFRQQLDRLVHDYGVDGFKLDAGEPLLPELTDDIAGEIAWTRPVLPMEDCEAYARLGIGYPLSELRMCWKLGGQPLLQRQRDKTHKWEAATGLAGLIPDAIAQGLMGYAFNCPDMVGGGMDGDINSPDFHFDSELFIRSVQCSALFPVMQFSMAPWRVLAGEEWTWCMNAVQLRTELGPLLSGLASEAAENGLPILRHLEFVFPQQGFHDVQDQFMVGGSVLVAPVVNKGQTARVIRFPAGRWQGDDGSIVEGPAAVEVSAPLSRLPWYRQI, translated from the coding sequence GTGACAATTACTGTATTGCCTAATCAACCCGGGGAGTTCTGGTGGGGGGGCGTAATTAACGAAGGGTATATGATGCCGTTCGGCGGCCGTCCGCATGAACGCGACCTGCGCCAGACCGATGATAACCAGGCTTCCCCTCTGCTGCTGTCTAATCTGGGGAGATATATCTGGTGCGACGGGCCGTTTGCCTTCTCGTTTGATGACAGCAGCCTGACGATCGACCATAGCGGACAGCTATCCATAGAGGAAGGGCATGAGACGCTGCAGGGTGCCTACCTGCATGCCTGTAAGCTCCACTTCCCGCCTTCGGGAACTGCACCTGACAAGCTGGCCTTCACGGCACCGCAATACTGCACCTGGATTGAGATGTTCTACGAGCCCTCGCAGGAGAAGCTGCTGGCCTACGCCGGAGCCATTATTAATAGCGGCCTGCCGCCGGGGGTGCTGATCCTTGACGACAACTGGATGAACGATTACGGAACCTGGGATTTCGACAGGCACCGCTTCCCTGATCCTGCCGGAATGATTCTCTCCCTGCATGAGATGGGCTTCAAAATCATGCTGTGGGTCTGCCCGTACGTCAGTCCTGACAGCATCACCTTCCGCCGGTTGCGCGGCCTCGGGCTCCTGATGCAATATACCGACGGTTCCCCGATACTGCGGAGATGGTGGAACGGGTACAGCGCGATTGTTGATTATACCAACCCCGAAGGCGCAGCCTGGTTCAGGCAGCAGCTGGACCGGCTGGTTCATGATTACGGTGTCGACGGCTTCAAGCTCGATGCCGGTGAACCGCTGCTGCCGGAGCTGACGGATGATATTGCCGGAGAGATTGCCTGGACCCGGCCTGTCCTTCCTATGGAAGATTGCGAGGCTTACGCCCGGCTCGGCATCGGCTACCCGCTCAGCGAGCTGCGTATGTGCTGGAAGCTCGGGGGACAGCCGCTGCTCCAGCGGCAGCGCGACAAGACGCACAAATGGGAAGCGGCGACCGGACTTGCCGGACTGATACCTGATGCAATCGCCCAGGGCCTGATGGGCTATGCCTTCAACTGCCCGGATATGGTTGGCGGGGGGATGGACGGGGATATTAATTCTCCGGACTTCCACTTTGATTCCGAGCTCTTCATCCGTTCTGTCCAGTGCTCCGCCTTATTCCCCGTGATGCAGTTCTCCATGGCTCCATGGCGGGTACTCGCAGGAGAGGAATGGACCTGGTGTATGAATGCAGTGCAGCTGCGGACGGAATTAGGACCGCTGCTCTCTGGGCTTGCCAGCGAGGCTGCCGAGAACGGGCTGCCCATCCTGCGCCATCTGGAATTTGTCTTCCCGCAGCAGGGCTTCCATGACGTTCAAGACCAGTTCATGGTCGGCGGCTCCGTGCTGGTCGCCCCTGTCGTGAATAAGGGCCAGACGGCAAGGGTGATCCGGTTCCCGGCCGGCCGGTGGCAGGGGGATGACGGAAGCATCGTCGAAGGCCCGGCTGCTGTCGAAGTAAGCGCACCGCTGTCCCGGCTGCCGTGGTACCGGCAAATCTAA
- a CDS encoding sugar ABC transporter substrate-binding protein has product MKKGKKYPFLFAVVFLVFALVTAACGGNSGNSSSGNTPENNAGEAASPAATDKPQKEVTLTYSIWDKIQQPAMEAIAKEFTAANPNIKIKVEVIPWGDYWTKMSAAAPAGTLPDVFWMHGGQFVKYATGNFIEPITGKVQAGEINLSDYAADLASIYTLNGENYGIPKDFDTIGLAYNKELFDQAGIPYPDDSWDYAKLAEAAKQLSQPDKGIYGFGAKMDTQTGYWNDMLANGGSILNADMTKSGYDDPASIEALQARYQMTVDGASPTHQQLTDTEATEMFKSGRLAMIFDGSWRISDIDGSEIIKDKWDWAKLPKGKVKRANIINGLGNVMSASGKNKEEAWLFLKFLGSKRAAEITAEMGAAIPAYNGTQDAWVKSRPHLNLQIFIDQVADAVPYPSGSLAYPVWFAKEPEMMSQAWGGAVSVEEAAKKVADMMNQAIAETK; this is encoded by the coding sequence ATGAAAAAAGGCAAAAAATATCCATTTTTGTTTGCGGTTGTATTCCTTGTCTTTGCACTGGTCACTGCTGCCTGCGGCGGCAATTCGGGCAACAGCTCTTCCGGCAACACTCCGGAGAACAATGCCGGGGAAGCAGCTTCCCCGGCAGCCACTGACAAGCCGCAAAAGGAAGTGACGCTAACCTATTCCATCTGGGATAAAATTCAGCAGCCTGCAATGGAAGCGATTGCAAAAGAGTTCACTGCAGCCAACCCGAATATCAAGATCAAGGTAGAAGTCATTCCTTGGGGCGATTACTGGACAAAGATGTCCGCGGCGGCTCCGGCCGGAACCTTGCCGGATGTATTCTGGATGCACGGCGGGCAGTTTGTTAAATATGCCACAGGCAATTTCATTGAGCCGATCACAGGCAAAGTGCAGGCCGGAGAGATTAACCTGAGCGATTATGCGGCAGATCTTGCTTCTATCTATACGCTGAACGGTGAGAATTATGGCATTCCTAAGGATTTCGATACGATCGGCCTGGCTTACAACAAAGAGCTGTTCGATCAGGCGGGTATCCCGTATCCGGACGATTCCTGGGATTATGCCAAGCTTGCTGAAGCGGCTAAGCAGCTGAGCCAGCCGGATAAAGGCATCTATGGCTTTGGCGCAAAAATGGATACGCAGACCGGATACTGGAACGATATGCTGGCTAACGGCGGCAGCATCCTGAATGCGGATATGACGAAATCCGGCTATGATGATCCGGCTTCCATTGAAGCTCTGCAGGCCCGTTATCAGATGACTGTTGACGGCGCATCCCCGACCCATCAGCAGCTGACAGACACCGAAGCCACTGAGATGTTCAAGTCCGGCCGGCTGGCCATGATCTTCGACGGCTCCTGGCGGATCAGCGACATCGACGGCAGTGAAATTATTAAAGATAAGTGGGACTGGGCCAAGCTGCCTAAGGGCAAAGTGAAACGGGCTAACATCATTAACGGGCTCGGCAACGTAATGTCGGCAAGCGGTAAAAACAAAGAGGAAGCCTGGCTGTTCCTCAAGTTCCTCGGCTCCAAGCGGGCAGCGGAAATTACTGCAGAGATGGGCGCAGCAATCCCGGCCTATAACGGAACCCAGGATGCCTGGGTGAAATCGAGACCGCATCTCAATCTGCAAATCTTCATCGATCAGGTAGCGGATGCTGTGCCATATCCGAGCGGATCACTGGCTTACCCGGTCTGGTTTGCGAAAGAGCCTGAGATGATGTCCCAGGCATGGGGCGGAGCGGTCTCTGTGGAGGAAGCCGCGAAGAAAGTCGCTGATATGATGAATCAGGCCATCGCTGAAACCAAATAA